CAGGTACTTATTCCGGAATTTAGCCACCTTTGGGGCGACGACTGCCATGCAGTAGCCCTGGTATGGATTGCGTTTGAAGTATTCCTGGTGGTATTCTTCTGCCGGGTAGAAGCTGCTGAACGGCTCTAGCTCTGTCACGATGGGCTTGGAAAATAGCTTTTGGGTTTCCAGTTCCTGAATGACCTGCTCAGCGATGGTTTTCTGTTCGATATCATGGTAAAAAATGGCTGAGCGGTATTGTGTCCCCACGTCCGCACCCTGTCGGTTTTGGCTGGTTGGGTCATGGATGCTGAAGAACACTTCCAGCACCTCGCGGTAGCTGATTACCGTCGGGTCAAACGTTACCTGCACCGTCTCGGCATGTCCGGTCGCCTCTGTACACACTGCTTCATAGGAAGGGTTGGCTATCTTCCCGCCCGAATATCCCGAAACCACATCCACCACACCCTTCAGTTCGTCGTAAACCGCTTCAAGGCACCAGAAACACCCACCTGCCAGAGTGGCTACTTCTAATGTTTTATCTTTTCCGTTATCTGACATATCTCACCTCTTATATACAGACATATTATATCGGATATATCCTGATATCCGCTTCGCAATTTCTGTAGGGACGCAATCATTGCCTCACTGTTAATCAATATCGCACCAATAATTGACTCCATCCGTCCTGACTTCGCCCGTACGGGCGAAGTGGAGGGCTTTCAAGAACGATCATCTCTCTTCTTCCCCATCACACTTCAAGGGATTGTAATGATGCAAGGCTTGCGCCTGGATTTATTTAAATCGAAGGGGTTGCTCCACTGACTTTTGAGCAACCCCTGTATCTGTTTCTATTGGCTTACCATTCGAAAAAACGAACCCGTCATCCCCTCAATCCATACACATGTGTACTTCCATCGTGGCATGCACAACCCCAGTATCTTTGGGAATCAAGGCTTTATAGGTATCGGGGCTCTCCGGATATTTCGTTACCACACCGATTGCCGACGAGTATATCCCCGGGCCTATCGACCAGATATGCAGGTCGCTTACCCGGGTATCCTTGTAGCTCTCCAGGCTGGTGACGATCTTTCGTTGGACTTCGATGGGAATCTGGTAATCCAGCAAGACCTTGAATGTTACTCGGATCAATCCGATCGACCAGCGGACCACCAGGATAGCCCCGACCACGCCCATCAGCGGATCCATCCAGGTTAACTTCAGATACTTGGCTCCCAGTAGCGCCACGATTGCCAGGACGGATGTCATTGCATCCGTAAGCACGTGCAGGTAGGCAGCCTTGAGGTTGTGGTCCGCTCCATGGTAATGGGCATGATGCCCATGTTCTTCTTCATGCGGGTGCCCATGTTCCTCTTCATGCTGGTGTTCATGTTCTTCTTCATGCCCATGCGTGTGACCGTGCTCACCCAGGATGACCATGCTGATGCCGTTAACCACCAGGCCAATCACCGCCACCAGAATAGCCTGGTTATATTCAATCTTTACCGGGTTAATAAACCTGAGTATGCTCTCGTATCCCATGTATAGGGCAATGACGATCAGGAACAGTGCGCTCGAGTAGCCAGCCAGGGCGTTCACTTTTCCCGTCCCAAAGCTAAACAACTGGCTTCTTGCTCGCCTGCGGGCGTAGATATATGCCCCAAAGGTGATCCCTAAACCAACCATGTGCGAGCCCATGTGGATCCCATCCGCAAATAACGCCATCGATCCAAATAATAAGCCGGCCGCAATTTCCACGACCATCATCAATGCAGTGATGATGATCACGACTAACGAACGCTTCTCTCCAGAACGGACCTTGTCCTGGTCAAAGACGTGAGTGTGCTGCCATTGAGCAACCGATTCAGTATGCATCCTAGTATCCTGATCCAAGGTATAAAACAAAAAATTTCATTAAGCTTGACTTTGAATTGTAACTCATGGCAAGACTATCTGGGAAGGGCGGCCATCTTGGTTCACCGGCACTTATGGATCCAACTGCCGATTGGATTTTACAGCACCGTGCCATCCGCATATAATTAGCTCATCCATCCTGAGACAACTTTGAACGGAGGAATCTAATGACCGATCGAAAAAAAGTAACCCTGCCTTATTTATTCGACAAGGTGGCCAACCACGAGCCGATCACCTGGCTTACCTGCTATGATTACCCGACTGCCTACTTAATGGAACAGGCGGGCCTGGACATGCTCCTGGTTGGCGACAGCCTCGCCATGACCATGCTGGGCTATGAGACTACCTTACCCGCTACCATGGATGACATGATTCGGCACTCAGCCGCCGTGCGACGCGGTGCCCCCAGTGTGTTCATCGTCGGCGATATGCCATACATGAGCTACCAGCCCAGTGTTGAAACCGCCATCCGTAATGCCGGCCGGTTTATGGCCGAAGCAGGCTGTGATTCCATCAAGCTAGAGGGCGGTTTCGAGATGGCCGATCGTATTCGCGGCATTGTCAATTCGGGCATTCCAGCCATTGGCCACCTCGGTCTCACCCCTCAGAGCGCCTCTGCCTTGGGTGGTCATAAAGTGCAGGGAAAGGCCGCCAAGTCAGCCAAGAAGATCATCGATTCCGCCAAAGCACTCGAGCAAGCTGGTGCCTTTGCCATCCTGCTTGAGATGGTCCCCGACCGGATATGCAAGATCATCACTGAGCGGGCGGAGAACTGCATCATCCTCAGCTTAGGCTCCGGTCCCGATGCGCACGGGCAGCTGTTAATCTACCACGATATGTTCGGCCTCTACCCACGTTTCAAACCGCGCATGGCCAAGGTTTTTGGTAACGCTGGCGAGGTGATCTTGAACGGCCTCAAGCAGTACGTATCAGAAGTTTCCGACAAGACCTTCCCCCAACCCGAAAACTGGTTCAATATGAAGGATGAGGAGTACGACGAGCTGATGGGCATGTTATGAGCGAAGCCTATGGCGCAGCCAATGGCAATGCCAGCGGTATGGTAGTTAACCCTGCTTCTGGCGGTACCAATGGAAGTGCGGGTAGATTCGCCTCCCGCACCACCCACTTGAAGCCTGAAGGCGCTTACCAGGTGCTGGCGCGTGCCCAGGAGCTTGAAGCCCAGGGGAAGAGAATCATCCACCTGGAGATCGGCCAGCCGGATTTTGAGACCTTTGATCACATCCGGCTGGCAGGCAAGCTCGCCATCGACGCAGGACAGACCCGCTATACCCCTCCTGCCGGGATGAAAGCTCTCCGTGAGGTGATCGCCGAAGATGCTGGTCGGCGGCATAATCTCCATATCCACCCAGACCAGGTAGTCGTCAGCCCGGGTGCCAAGCCCAATCTCTTCTTCCCCACCCTTGCTCTCATTGAGCCGGGTGATGAGGTGCTCTATCCCAACCCCGGCTTCCCGACGTACGAAGCCATGATCAAAGTTGCCGGTGGCGTGCCCATCCCCGTGCCCTTGCTGGAGGGGAATAACTTCTCATTCGACCTGGCAGCTTTCCATAAACTATTAAGCCCACGCACCAGGCTGGTCATCCTGAACTCACCCGCCAACCCCACAGGCGGGGTGATGCCGCTTTCCGACCTTCAGGAGATCGCCCGGGCAGCCGAGCAGCACGACTTCTGGGTGATATCTGATGAGATTTACATGCGCCTGGTGTATGATGGCTTGGACGCTCCGTCCATCGCCAGCCTGCCCGGTATGCAGTCGCGTACCATAATTGTCGATGGCTTTTCAAAGACATACGCCATGACTGGCTGGCGCCTGGGCTACGGCATCATGCCAAAGGAGCTCGCCCAGGCAGTTCAGCTATTGCTCACCCATTCAGTGGGCTGCACCGCTCAGTTTACTCAACTGGCAGGTATTGCCGCACTCTCCGGCCCTCAGGATGAAGTGAACGCCATGCTCAGCCAATATCAGCTGCGGCGCGATCTCCTCGTGGATGGCTTGAACCGTATCCCCGGCATCATCTGCCGGCGCCCGCAGGGTGCTTTTTATGTCTTTCCAAACATTAAAGCTTTGGGCAAGTCCTCATCTGAGCTGGCCAACCACCTGCTTGAGCATGCCGGTGTAGCCGCCCTGGCCGGCTCGGATTTTGGTAGCTACGGAGAAGGCTACCTCCGCTTGACCTATTCCTGCTCCATCGAGACGATCCACGAGGCAGTCGAGCTTATTGCCAGGGCAGTAAGCAGCTTGGTGTAGGTCTGGTAAATCAATTAGATAGGGACCTCATTAGTCAATTAACTCTTCACTACGATCACTCATCCCCCCTCGCCGGGGTACTTCCAGAACCCTGCCTTCACAGGTCGCACCTTCCCCCTGGATGGCTACACCACCGACGTTCCCCTCTGGACGGACGACTACAGCAACTTATTCCGCATATTGAGATAAATCAGGTCAGTACGTCTTGCCTATCCAGGTAAGAATCCGGTATCCCCATCTTCCATCAACTATTCAACGCGGATTTAATCCCGCTTTGACATTTCCTTTCTACGCAGTCAGGTGGGTTATATTAATCAATATATATTTATCATCAATTTATTAGAGATATCGGTGGTGTTGTTAGGTGAGATTGAGTCATATTTGAATTCCAAGTCCAATAATAATATGGTATAATTAAGGTCTGTTTTATCGTAATACCATGGGGTAATTAGGTTTTTACATTTATACATCAACATAAAACTTCTCATGCTCGAAGGAGCAGGCTATGTCCAATAAATCACCCGATCGGCGCACCCTTGTGGCATTTTTATTAGCTGTATTTTTCGCCGGCATTAACGGGATTGCAGTTCGGTTTAGTAATGCTGAGCTACCCCCGTTTTTTGGAGCTGGTGCTCGATTTTTTCTGGCTTCAGTTATTCTTTTTGGTATTGTCCTGGCCAGGCGTTTGCCGCTGCCCCGCGGGCGCAGCTTATTCGGGGTGATTATTTACGGGATATTAGGTACAGGTTTCAACTATGCATTCCTCTACTGGGCATTGGAATACCTCCCAGCAGGATTGTCAGTCACCATCCTGGCTCTCACCCCTCTCCTAACCTTTCTGTTTGCCTGGGCACATCGCCAGGAGGCTTTCCGTTGGAAAGTGCCTATCGGCTCGCTGCTCGCCCTGGCTGGAATTTTGATCATAACCTTCAATCAGCTGAGCACACATACAGCCTTGCTCCCTATCCTGGCAGTGATCCTTGCCGCGGCCTGTTTCGCTGAATCAACCGTCATCATCAAGAATTATCCCCAGGCCCATCCCGTCACAACCAGCGCCGTATCGCTCCTGGTAGGTTCGATCTTGCTGCTTATCTTTTCAGCTATCTGGGGAGAAAAGCTTGTTTTACCCACCCTACTAGCCACCTGGGCGTCTTTTGTGTATCTCATAATTTTTGGTTCGGTGATCACATTCATCCTCATCCTCTATGTCATCCAACACTGGACGGCTTCGGCTAGCTCATACTTATTCGTGCTCATGCCGATCGTCACCATCACCGTGGGTACCTGGCTAGCTCACGAGAGCATAACACTTTCGTTATTGCTCGGTGGGTTGCTCGTCCTTTTTGGTGCATACATTGGAGGAATTGCTAAACCTGAACAGCTACACCTTTTTTATGCTAGATTACGCACAAAGTTCAAACCGCAAGTGCCAGAATGCTGCCCTGAAACATAAGCTGAGCTCAGCTGTTGTTTAACAGCTGACAGCCAATCGTAGTCAAGGTTTTTGGCGCATCGAATCATCGTCCTCAAGCAGGGATTGATGGCACGGTAAAAGCTTATGCGCTGATCCAGTCGCGGTCAATCGGTCAGGCATCACCCTTCCATGCGATCTAGAGTTCTATGCATCCTTCACACCCCATTCTGATCTAAAACAGGCTACAACAATTCTCATCCCCAGGGCAGATCCAAGCAAATCCTATATCCTCGATCATGATCAAGCCCGTGATGAGCTTCCAACGGGATTGTGGTTGTGTAATCTATGATAAAATTATGCCGCTAAAACGCGGGCGTGGCCAAGTGGTAAGGCATCAGCCTTCCAAGCTGATATTCGCGGGTCCGAATCCCGTCGCCCGCTCTAAACAGAAACCGCAGCAACACTAGCCACAGATACACCGAAAGCTAATACTCTTGGAACAAGAGAGATACAAGCCCTTAGTGCTCCTGATGTGCACCAGAAGTATTTGCCTTTGCTACACTCAAAAGCAATGGGGTTTATTTTAAGCGGGATAACAAGTAGCAAGTTGGATTAGCAACCGGAGTAGAAAGCACAAGCCCTCTAGGGCCGAACGTCTACGAGCGCCCTAAGGGCTCGGGTGAGGCAGTTTAGGGTGGTCTCCTTGCTCAGGTGGGTATCGGATAAAGAATCACGATACGCAGCCCAACCTGTTGCTCACATTTTTCTAGCAATATACTCAATCTCTGCTCGTCTTCGCAGCTTACCTTCCCAAAGCTTATCCTGAATACGCTTCTCCTTCCGGACGATCACGTATGGCTCAAAATAGATATCCGCCTCATCATCCTCAAAATGCGCAAATGCTTCGCTTTTCAATAATTCAAGTGCCGGTGATGTCTTGCAAAAAGGCTCCCAGGTTTCAGCGTCATCCACCGAGATAAAATTCACGTAGCACAATCCATTTCTCTTTAGCACTCTCGTGATCTCGCTCATCGCGATGGCGATATCTGGTTTGGTCATGAAATCGATGGCATTGAAGGAGTAGATGAAACTGAACTCGGCACTTGGGAATGGGATGCTGCGCATATCCCCACGGATGATACCCAGTGGCATGTTGTTCTCTGCACTAAATCTTTGCGCGTCTTCTATGGGCTTCTCTGCGATTTCGATGCCGAAAGTCTGATAGCCGTATTGATAGAAGAGGGAGAGTGGCGGTTCCGATCCACCTGCTCCACAATCGAGTACGGTTTTACTCAGCGAACTCGCATTACATTGTCTCAAGAACTCATATAGGGGAGTTGCCCAGATTACATCCTTCATCAGGACTCTCTTTCGCTTGCATCTTGATACCCCAAACAGGTTAGATGGGGGCCGCAACCTGTTGCTGGCATATCATTTCCAGTTAATCGTCTTTATTGACATGCTGTTAGATTTATTGGTGCTTGACCTTCTTTGATTGCGCTACCCAGCGACCCGCCGATTAACATCCATACCACCACCCCTGTCAGGGTATATACAATCCAATCGATTGGTATGCGGTAGCGCGGCTCATAGGCGAGAATATAATAGATCAACGGGTAGGTAGCTAATGGAATCAATAAAGCTGCTCGCTGTGGGATTCTTATCCTTGGAAGTGCCAGGCATGCCCCAATGAGTGCCAAAACCGTCAGCTTAAAGACATCCAGGAAATATTTCATCCAGTAAGGTGGTCCGATCCATAGGTTGATAAACCGTTGGCCTGTAAGCCAGAGGAATCTCGCTGGATGGGCCTTGATCCATGTCAGCGCTTCATCCCTCGCCTGGTGCATATATTCCATTTCGCCTAATTCAAGTAGTCTTTGGGCTTCCTGAAAGCTCGCCCGCGGGTGTAGATAGGGAAAACGGATGGCATCCATCTCCGCAAACGTAGGTAGCGCCTTATCGTTATTCCCCATGCGCAGTTCAAGCCCCAGGTTGCTGCGGATAAAAAACACTTCGTGGAAAACCTGATAGTTCCTTATCCCCCAGGGCAAGCACGCCATGACTACCCCGATCGTTAATACACCAACCCTCACCCATTTACCTGGGTTCTTGAGCCACACCAGTTCGAACACCATAAATCCCAGGATCACCGGCAGCAATGCTGGCTGTAGATGTAAGGCGAGTCCAATGCCTAGCCCAAGTAGAAGAGAACGAAGCCAATGCTCATTTTGTCCCTTCCATCTTCGTAAGAAAGCCACCATCAGCAACCCCAGGATGATCCCGGTTAAATATTCCCCATGTCCGGGCAATTTCGCCGCGATCGTTTTTTCCAACCCACCAAACGCGCCGATCAGCCCGCCGATCATGCCTGCGACACCTCCTGTGCCAAGCCGCTCAGAGAACCAGGGGAGCAACCCATATAAGACAGAGGCAGTGAACAGAATGAATAAAGCGCTCACAGAGCCTGCCTGGGAGGTCAGCCCGAAGATTCGATAGATCAGGCTCTCGATCAAGGGGACGAGAGGTGGTAGATGCGCTGTGGGACCCGTAGGGATGGCATAAGGATTGGCAAATTCCCCGGTCCGCAGCAGTGAGATGGCAATCGCTCCTCTCTCACTCTCGCTGGTGGGCGCCAGATAATCGGGGTATTCTCGGGTTAGGTCGTTTAGCTGGTGGATGCGTATTGTTAAGGAAAGCAGAAAGATCAATGGAAAATATCGCCATGGATTGCCAGTGATCCACTCCAACAAGCCTCGCATCAAGCGGAGCGGCCAGAAATTCTTATATTTCTCCACTCTGATCATCCCTTATGATAGACGAATAAAATAATCAGGCAGCTACATCATTATACAATGGGACCGCACTCCACAGTTTTTCCAGTCAAAACCTGGATCCGAGAGTGCGTCAATCGATATGTAATTCAATCACCAAGATGTTTTATTATAAAATGGGATAATTCATGAAATCTTTACCCACCCTGTGTTCATGTTAGAATATAGACCTCTTTTATAACTTGTCCCAGGTCACGGTTAGGTGATCTCAGGCGTCCAGGCGGATGCCTACACCTACCAACCCCATTACCAGTTGTGTTAATTCCCCCTGGGGCAGGCTGCACCTTAACATGGGCCCATAGCTCAGCGGCAGAGCGGACGGCTCATAACCGTTTGGCCGTAGGTTCGATCCCTACTGGGCCCACCAAACTCAAAAAAACAGCTCCCTGGTTGGAGCTGTTTTTTGTTGCCGATAATCGATAAGTTTTCACGTCTTTCGATCCTGCTGGTTGAGATGGCCTATGGACAGTCTTCTCATGACAAAGCAGGTTACCATTCGCTAAGATCACGAACCTTAAAATATTCCGTTTCTTTGCTAAACCTCTTGTGGACTAGAACGTTTGTGCTATAATATATCCATTAATACTCGCAATTGCTGACATTTCAAGAAGGGCGCTAAATGAATCCGGGTTCTCCCCCACCATCCAAATGCCAATGTGGTAATCCGCTCTATGCCTCATGAATTGTTTGCTTTTGTTTTTTTTACAAAACAATTCCCCTTGAATCGAAAACCGGCTCTACCTCCCGGTCGAGCTGTTGATAATCTTGCTCAATGTAAAAATTACTTAGGCGTAGGCAGCTGCAAGCTGAACGCGCGTGGAGTTCAACCGACCCATGGCGGCTTCAGCCACACAGCGCACCATCATGCACTCCAGCCGTGGGTCCTGCGCGAAGGCTGCCTTCAAGTCTTCCACTTTAAAGCGGATCACCCGGCTGGCACCGCTGCTGCGTGCTGTGGATGTAAGCACATTAGGCTCGATCAAGGCTGAGATGCTGAAAGGTTCTCCCGGGTTTATCTCACATACAACTACCTCGCTTGTCTTGTCTGGGGCGTGGGCACTCCCCACCGGGTGGTACAGCGCCACGCTGCCCTCCACCAGGAAATACAGGCTGTCGGCTGTCTTCCCCTCCTCGATGACCACCTGGCCATCCTTCAGCTCAATTTCTTCAGCAATCATCGCCAGAGTTTTTAATTGTTCATGCCCCAGCTTGCCGAAAAATGGATACCTTCTCAACAATTCAACAGAGATCATGCTTTTTCCTCCTAGAGCGATTTTTATTAATCTTGCCCACCTCTAGCGACTTCCCATGTCTCACCACAGGGATAACTCGCTGGTAGTGCAGGCGGCAGGTTGGCATTACTACCAAACTTCGATCGAGCTCATCCGAATGTGCGAATTATAGCAGGGTTATACTGCATGTCAAAGTCATCCCCAAAACCACGGAATTTCATGCCCGCAGGCCCCAAAAAAAACACCCCGGGTTGTAGACCGGGGTGTAAGAAAGGATTTTGTCTTACTTCGCTGTGATCGGCAAGAAAAATTCGCTACCAGTAAATTTCACACGGGTAACAACTGGCGTACCATACGCAACTACACCTTCGTCACAGCTCACTGAATAATCATCATTACTGATCGATCGACCACCGGTCACTGTAACTTGGAAGGTCACTTTTGCGCTTTCACCCGTGTCTAGAACCGGAAGTATCCATTTGACCGCACCATCTACGGGCTGCCAGCCTGAGCTGGCACTCCCTTCAACGTACTCTGTATTCGCGGGTATGCTGTCGTTAATTTCCAACAAGGTTGCCATCTGCCCAAGGTTAGTCACTTGGATCTGGTATAGCAGGTTAGCACCCACCGCAACCGGGTCTGGCGTGGCGATCTTAGAGATTCGCAGCACCGGTTCATCAGTGATGTAGGCCACCGCTGTCACTACCTTATCTTGTAGGAGTGATTCATGGGTGATGGTTGCCGTATTGGTCAGCACGCCTTCGAAGAAATCATCCACCTTCACCGTAAAGGTGATGAGCTGCTCGTCCCCGTGCGCTACATCGCCCGTCCATACCAGGCTGACGATATCACTTTCCAGTGTCCCCGCGCTTGCCACGGCATTCCGCTGGTAAGTGGCATGCTCCCAGGGGAAGATATCGGTAACTTTGACATCATTCAGGTCATACGGCCCTGAGTTGACAACGTGCACAGTGTAGGTGAGCACCGTGCCGCTTCCAGGCAGAGCCCACTCTGGGGTAACCGTCTTGAACGAGTCAACCAACCCAACTTCGTGCACAGTGGTCGTGACTGGCTCACCGATGTTGGTCATTGTCCCGGTTATATTCGTCTCGTACCAGCTGGCCTGGTAATAATCGTTGACGATCAGCGTCCCACTCACCAGGTCTGGGTCAACATCCACAGCGTAAGAAAGGTCGATTGACTCTCCCGTGTGTAAGCCCTCCTCCAACACCCATTCTACGACGGTATTGTCACCTATGATCTCAGAGGTTCCGCCATTACTGATGCTCTTCTCGATCAAAGTAACGCTAGGTGGAACGGTATCGGTGATTATGGGTGGCGGAGTCAGCTCTGTCGTGTAAGCACTGTTCCACACCTGGATAGTATAGGTCATTGTTTGCCCAGGACCAATCTCGGCCGGAGCTGATTTCGTTGGAATCAGGTTGGAAAAATGGGTGATGTTACCGACCGCTGTGCCGGTGACCGGCTCGGTGACGTAATCACCCAAGGTATCGGTAACCACCACTGTAGCGGTGTAAGCGTTTCCTTGCTCACCCACAATGGTGCTTTGCGGGATGGGCGTGGTAATGGTGATCATATCACCAACCATCAGGTCTCCCATCCAAACGTAACTCCGGCAGTGCTCATAAAGTGTGCAGGTTGGGCCTTTCTCAATAGTACCCACTGGAGGTGTCACCGATAAATCACTAACTTTATTGATACTGATATTCCCAAATGTCAGCAAGGCGGTTGCATCAAAGGCATTTCCAGGGCCCAGGTTTTCGATTGTCAAGGTTGGTGTGACAATTTTGTCGCCACCTCCCGCTCCTTTGGCAAGTGGATACACGCTCGCCATGGCTTCAAAGGTCGGCCCAACGATCAGGCTGTTCACCGGGATGCCTTCTGCGCACACACCTTCTGCACTGCACACCTGATAATCACTGTTCAAGAGCGGCAGGTCTGCAATATCTCCAATAGACACGGTGAAGCTCACCTGGGCCGATTGGCGTGTATCCAGGCGTGCTATCGTCCAGCTGATGACGCCATCCTCATACTCTCCACCTCGTTGGTACTCCACGCCTGGTGGCAGTGTAAGCGTATCCGTGATTACCAGGTCAGTGGCTAAGGACCCCAGGTTGAGCACCGTCAGGGTATAGGTCATCTCACGGTTGGAACCGGGTGGATCAGGGTCCACACTCTTGGAAAGGATAAAGATTGGATCGATCACCGTGGTTGAAAAAGGTTCTCCGTAATTAATGTCTGGATCATCCCCATTCATCCAGGTCACATTATAGTAATTGTTCCCGATTACTGTTCCGCTTGAAACAGAGCTTCCTGTGATGTTCACACTGAAAGTGAACGTTGATGTCTCCTTATATTCCAGGTCAACACTGCGATTCCAAAGGACCACATCTCCATCGAGAGTGCCATCCCGCCCTGCCTCAAGAAATTCCGTGTAATCTGGGACCAGGTCTGTCACTACGATCGGGACAGGCACTTCACCTGTATCCTGCCCAACATTGGTGACAGTCAACTCATAAATCAACGGTTTATTCTTTCCCGGCAAGGCTGGCGTGGCGGTCTTGCTGATCTCAAAAACGGGATGGTCAGTAACGTTCGTTTGCGCCATGATGCTAATGGGCTCGGCGATCATCGGGTCACTGATCACAGCGGTATTGGAGATCATTCCATCAAACCCATCGGTAACAACCACACTGAAGGTGATCATGACCGAATCATCGAAGCCCACCACACCGTGCTCCCACAGGATCATCCCATCCGTATATACGGGTGTGATTGGCGAATCGGTATCGATATAACCCGTGAAAGTTGTGCTGTATGGGATGGCATCCTCCAAGGTCACATCCGTGGCAGAATAGGCACCTGTGTTGAGGATGGTCAGGCTGTAAGTCAGCACAGCCCCATCCGGCCAGGCAACCTCAGGCCTTACCACTTTAGACGAAAGGCTAAGCTTGGGGTAGCCCACAGGTGGTGGGATTGCCCCAGCCGCCATGACCTTCTCTGAGGATTTGCGAGCAAAAACGACCACAGTCGCCACCATAAGGATACCGATGACAATAACGGTGATCAATTGGATAGCTTTCTTGAATCTTGTTCTCATCTCTATCTCCTTTGCCTAACGCCAACGCTGCCAAAATGTTCAAGGATAATACAATCATGCGTGGTGGCAAAACACAAAAGACTCCACCTCCCGATGAACACCCCTCCTGTTGCAACTTTCAATCCAACTGTGACCTTTTCTGTAATTTTTCTCTTAGGATTGGTAGAATCTCTTGTGCAACAAAAACATTAATTAATTTATTACCCAATTGCAATCAAATCTGGCATTATCATATATCAAATCAATTTACAGCGTAAGATATATTGATATCATTCATCTTTTTGTATCATTTTTTGCATATTCTATAGGATTTATTCGCCCTCCGAAGTAAACGGGCCATATTATTGCAACTACAAGAGAATATATTAGCTATATCAAATCTCGCCCTTACACAGTTACTTTTATGCCCTTAATCAACCGCCTGCCAGCCAAATATCTGACCCGACAACGCCTCCCGCGAATCGCTATGATCTTGTTGTTCACTGTATTCCTGTTTCCATCTATACAGGCTCCCAAAGCTCAGGCGCTTGAAGTGGTTGTTGAGGATCCAGAGCTTCATCCAACCTATACTACCTGCCCGCAGACTCACTGGTATCCTTTTGCTAACAGCCGCGGCCATACTGCCTACCTGACGTTAAACACAAACAACCGTGATCACTCCACGAATTCAGCTGAGTGGCACCCGGTCATCCCACAGCCAGGTTATTACCGGGTGGAAGCTTATATTGCTTTTCATGCCCCGATCAAATGGTGCAATACTGCCCAATGGCCTATCGCTCACGATACTACCGAAGCAAGGTATACCATCCATCATTTTTACGGTGAATCCCAGCGCAGCGTAAGCCAGTATCCTATCGCAGACCAGTGGCTTGACCTGGGGGAGTATTTTTTCTTCCCAGGCAGCAATGGTCATGTAAGCCTGACAGATTTTAATGGCGAGGCAGAGTACACCACTTCAATCTCTTTCAGTGCCATGCGCTTCACCTTCACCCGCCCCTCCCGCCCAACGGTATACCTGCCCATAGTTCATTCCGCCGATCCTGGCGGCGCGCCGCCCCCCGATGCAGGGGTCATCCAGG
This sequence is a window from Anaerolineales bacterium. Protein-coding genes within it:
- the msrA gene encoding peptide-methionine (S)-S-oxide reductase, with the protein product MSDNGKDKTLEVATLAGGCFWCLEAVYDELKGVVDVVSGYSGGKIANPSYEAVCTEATGHAETVQVTFDPTVISYREVLEVFFSIHDPTSQNRQGADVGTQYRSAIFYHDIEQKTIAEQVIQELETQKLFSKPIVTELEPFSSFYPAEEYHQEYFKRNPYQGYCMAVVAPKVAKFRNKYLEKLKR
- a CDS encoding cation transporter, with protein sequence MHTESVAQWQHTHVFDQDKVRSGEKRSLVVIIITALMMVVEIAAGLLFGSMALFADGIHMGSHMVGLGITFGAYIYARRRARSQLFSFGTGKVNALAGYSSALFLIVIALYMGYESILRFINPVKIEYNQAILVAVIGLVVNGISMVILGEHGHTHGHEEEHEHQHEEEHGHPHEEEHGHHAHYHGADHNLKAAYLHVLTDAMTSVLAIVALLGAKYLKLTWMDPLMGVVGAILVVRWSIGLIRVTFKVLLDYQIPIEVQRKIVTSLESYKDTRVSDLHIWSIGPGIYSSAIGVVTKYPESPDTYKALIPKDTGVVHATMEVHMCMD
- the panB gene encoding 3-methyl-2-oxobutanoate hydroxymethyltransferase, encoding MTDRKKVTLPYLFDKVANHEPITWLTCYDYPTAYLMEQAGLDMLLVGDSLAMTMLGYETTLPATMDDMIRHSAAVRRGAPSVFIVGDMPYMSYQPSVETAIRNAGRFMAEAGCDSIKLEGGFEMADRIRGIVNSGIPAIGHLGLTPQSASALGGHKVQGKAAKSAKKIIDSAKALEQAGAFAILLEMVPDRICKIITERAENCIILSLGSGPDAHGQLLIYHDMFGLYPRFKPRMAKVFGNAGEVILNGLKQYVSEVSDKTFPQPENWFNMKDEEYDELMGML
- a CDS encoding aspartate aminotransferase, which encodes MVVNPASGGTNGSAGRFASRTTHLKPEGAYQVLARAQELEAQGKRIIHLEIGQPDFETFDHIRLAGKLAIDAGQTRYTPPAGMKALREVIAEDAGRRHNLHIHPDQVVVSPGAKPNLFFPTLALIEPGDEVLYPNPGFPTYEAMIKVAGGVPIPVPLLEGNNFSFDLAAFHKLLSPRTRLVILNSPANPTGGVMPLSDLQEIARAAEQHDFWVISDEIYMRLVYDGLDAPSIASLPGMQSRTIIVDGFSKTYAMTGWRLGYGIMPKELAQAVQLLLTHSVGCTAQFTQLAGIAALSGPQDEVNAMLSQYQLRRDLLVDGLNRIPGIICRRPQGAFYVFPNIKALGKSSSELANHLLEHAGVAALAGSDFGSYGEGYLRLTYSCSIETIHEAVELIARAVSSLV
- a CDS encoding EamA family transporter; the protein is MSNKSPDRRTLVAFLLAVFFAGINGIAVRFSNAELPPFFGAGARFFLASVILFGIVLARRLPLPRGRSLFGVIIYGILGTGFNYAFLYWALEYLPAGLSVTILALTPLLTFLFAWAHRQEAFRWKVPIGSLLALAGILIITFNQLSTHTALLPILAVILAAACFAESTVIIKNYPQAHPVTTSAVSLLVGSILLLIFSAIWGEKLVLPTLLATWASFVYLIIFGSVITFILILYVIQHWTASASSYLFVLMPIVTITVGTWLAHESITLSLLLGGLLVLFGAYIGGIAKPEQLHLFYARLRTKFKPQVPECCPET
- a CDS encoding SAM-dependent methyltransferase — protein: MKDVIWATPLYEFLRQCNASSLSKTVLDCGAGGSEPPLSLFYQYGYQTFGIEIAEKPIEDAQRFSAENNMPLGIIRGDMRSIPFPSAEFSFIYSFNAIDFMTKPDIAIAMSEITRVLKRNGLCYVNFISVDDAETWEPFCKTSPALELLKSEAFAHFEDDEADIYFEPYVIVRKEKRIQDKLWEGKLRRRAEIEYIARKM